The Liolophura sinensis isolate JHLJ2023 chromosome 6, CUHK_Ljap_v2, whole genome shotgun sequence genomic sequence TCAAAAACCTGACTAATCGTTCCATGTTAAAAGATCGggtgtcaaaaatttgaccaatcagccaatgttaaaagataggatgtaaAAAATTTGATCGACCAGCCAATGCTAAAAGATAGGATGTAAAAAATTTGACCGATCAGCATAGGGTTAGCAAGTTGgatgacaaaattaacatgtgaGAGGGTAAATCTATGTCGACCAGCCCATGTAATAAATTTGACCAACTCTTCTATGTTAAAAGATAAGACATCGAAAATTTGACCGACCAGCCAGTGCTcaaagataggatgtcaaaaatttgaccgaTCAGCATAGGGTTAGCCAGTGGggtgacaaaattaacatgggagaggcTAAATCTAGGCCGACCAGCCCATGTCAAAAACCTGACTGACTGttccatgttaaaagataggacgTCAAAcacttcacttacatgtaccaaaaatatAAGACGGAAAACAGAAACTATATAAGAACAGTAAAGTAAGATCAAATACCCCTGTTTACAAATGACCAATTTGTCTATCATCCATCAATGCATGTAAGTTAACACTGATATACTAACCATAGGTGTTCAACTGCAGCTTCGTCAATGTTTTGGTTAGGTGATGACTTACCCATTCTCTAGTAGGAATTTGACCATATCCAGGTTGCCAGAGCTTGCTGCCACCATCAGAGGTGTCTTGTAGTACTTGTCCCTGGTGTCTATCGGGGTGCCCCGCTGGAGGGCGCCCTTCAGTgaatcaaaatctcccattttAGCAGCTTCGTTTAAGTTCATGTAGGATTTCTGTGGCTGATGCATGTACCAGGCAGAGTCATCCTGTAGTGGGTGTGACGGGGGCTGGTCACGGTTGAAGCGCCCTGTGTCCGTCATATGTAAATGCCTTTCTATGAACATCTCGGGTGGTCCCCCACCCGCCGTCCTCTCCCCCTCAGGGAGCGTGCAGATGGGCATTGCCAGTTTAAATTTGCCTTTCTTGCCCTTTTTACCtcccttttttttcttcttctttttcccTTCAAATGAGCTCATAAGATAGTTTTTATTGACATATTTCTTGCCCGCGATAAAGTCACTATAGTTCACAGTGCCATCCTTATTCTTGTCATGCAGAATGGCAATCTTTTTGAGCTCTTCTTCCTCCACCGGAGCGTTCAATCCCTGTAAACTGTCGATGAAGTCGTCCGTGTTAATCGTGCCCTTTGCGTCGGGGTCAAACTTTGTAAACATGTCCATGATTTTCTGCTGCCGCTCATACACCCAGTCATACAATAATAACACCCAAGGGTCATTGTTCTTCCCTGTTTTCCCAAACATTTTCTCTGCTTTTTTAACTTCTTTCATTGATTCCTTGCTGCCATTCTCCTTTGCTAGAGATTTAGCTGTTTCACCTTCATTATTTTTGATCTTCGGATTGCAACCTAAAGAGCACAGAAATTAAACAGTCATGCCTTTATCCTGCCTTGATCATAATAATATCAAACAAGCAATCAAACTTAGCTCATTGATGAAATCTCTGATCAGTTTATTTTGCTAGAATttacatgggatgatattcaactggaaaattgtaaatttctgtgttaaaataatattttgtgacatttatttgcctctaaaaatgcactgcTGTGGATgcaattttagatcatttaggaTAATGGTTTAAACACTTAACACATGGGCATTCTGGAGTCCAAAGTAGCATGCTGCTGCATGTACAACACTAATACTTTCTGACTTTCAGGAAATATCACTTactctaaatcttcaacatttttaacCACCACAGtcctttttttcagtggaattctggcatacaaatattatgaaaaaCATGCTATAAAggataaaactgtgcagattatttctctataccccatggttctctcagaatgttccaATATATCGGGGAAAGGTTTCTCAGGcagatgaaaaggttgaagaattagggtaatttaGTAGATTGAAAATCAATGAATACACAATTAAAAACGCAAAATGTTGTCCATATTCTAAACAAATGTACAGATGTCTCACCTCTTTGAGCTAGGAATCGACAACAAGCACCAAATCCCTCTTTCGCTGCTACATGAATAGCATTATTCCCTTCGTTGTTGGTAAAGTTAAAGTTAGCACTGTAGGCTGACAGGCAGCATAAAACTGGTAAAAACCCTCCCTTGGCAGCAAAATGAGCAGCATGGTTTTTCTTGCCATCTAATGCATTCACATTGGCACCTTTATCCAGGATAGCCTTGGTCACTGCCAAACTACCACTGTTTGCAGCAGCCATTAGAGCTGTCATTCCTTTCTGTGAAacaaaagagtaaaaaaaaaaattaatcacatATAAAAGCttccatttttgaaaatgtgatAGTACTGGTAGTAATTTGTGCATTATatgacattttcaaatgtaattACATGGTGGTGAAAGCAAAATTGCAACTACAGTACCATGTTGAAAGGTTTTCCTACAATGAATGAAAGCTACATCTATATGTAAAAGTGACAAGAAGTCATTACTAACATCATTTTTGGCATTTGGTTCTGCTCCTTTCTTCAGCATGAGGCAGCACATGTCTGCATTTTCAACAGCGGTTAGACATGCATATAAGAACACATGTGTTCCATCTTTGGCTTTATTGTTGACATCAGCCCCATGAGCAAGTGCTATCTCAAAACACTTCTCGTGACGTTGGGTTGGCGATATACAGTAAAATAGGATACCTAAACGAGAGAGAAACAGGCAGGCTGTAAGTTAATAATACTAGTTTACAATACACACTACTGTTATTCTGCATTATTAATATGTATTAGAAGACTCAGTGAGCAGTCTGAAAATTACAGgctcaaaatatttgtttacaaatatcatATTTTCACGTCATATTAGTATGTACATAGAGCGAATTTGAAAGCTTTTCTCATTATGATGGCTTTGGTTTAGGAGTTTCATCCTGTACTGAAGATGCttacatttgtgaaatatttaagtTCACTATTAAAGTTAACAATGATAGTTTGGCTTGATGCAGACAATATGCACCGTTTTTACCTTTTCCCTGAAGGTCAGTCAGTTGCATGTTAGCTCCAGCCTTGACCAGTTTTTCCAGACACTGAACATGGCCGTACTCAGCTGCCCTCATTGCAGCCGTCCGTCCCTTCAGGTCCATCACGTCTGGATGAGCCCCCAGACCCAGTAAGAATTCAATCATGTCATCATTGTTAGCACACGCTGCCACACTCAGGGCAGTGTCTCCGTCATTCGGGTCATTATAATTGACCAGGTGAGGTATCCCACTTGTTGTTAACTTCTCTATTTGGACTCTGTCCTGCTCTCTCACACACTGAAGCAGTTTGCAGACCTGAAGACTCTCGAGCCGGGTTTGAGCGAAAGGCATTTTGAGgcagtgaaattttcttcacaCTTCACAAATGACTTTTCACTGCATAACTGTAAAAGAATGATGCTGATGTATAAGATATGGTCATTAAGTTAAGAATTTATTTGCACATATGATGCTGTAGTATGTTTAGATTTTGCAGTTTAGACGCGCAATAAGCGGATGACGTGAAGTAGTATGCACAGAAACATATTAGATAGAAACAACCTTACCGGTAACATTGTATCGGTAATAGCAAAAGCAAAGGTACgaacactttttaaaaatgatactaaCTTGTTTACAGAGTAATCTCACAACACTGACGACATGCTGTACTCAGTTAAATATTCTCATTGTTCTTCAATCTCCATAAAGTCCTTTTTGTTTGCACacaaatatacacgtatataagCCACCATTCCTCGGGCTAATTGCCGGCCTAAGAAATCCATCCCTCTCCGATTGACTCTAACAAACATACCTATTCCACACAGTGTTTTCTTTGGGTGATGCTCATTTCACTTCCACCACAGTTGTTTTTAGCACCGGGAAACATATCAACTTCAATTATCCAACACTATCGCAACTAAAACGTGTTTGACACTGGCTTCTCCGGCTCGAATGTTGTGAAACGTATCCATGGTGTTGTATCGCGCTGTTTGCAGCGCGCGGCGACATGCCCGACTGACCTCTGTCGGCGAAATGTATAACTGCCTACGTGTCTATCATATGGGTAAGGGACACAACCCTGGCAATCGTTCCTTGGCCAATGCCGACGAGAGACTCATTCAATAGTCTATACCGTGTtcaatttttaatattcatcTTATCTAGTCCTATTTTTCTCAGTCaccattaaaatcattaaaggTCTTTATTACCGTATGCTAAAAGTCTGTCCTGCCGGCTTGGCAACCAAGCTTTCAGTTTGCGCGACGTTTGATTTCATATTTCGTCAAGCTTttggaaaactgttttattttctttcgtCTGCTAAAATAGTGAAGTTCAGAAGTTGTAAATTGGTTAGTGCGAAATTGCGAAAAGGATATTGTATTGTTATCTGGTTTATCCTTGGCATACTCGTTTCCTTCAACAGTAAACTAAGGGTCTGAAAATCCGTCAGTTATTTCAGGCTAATGTCTCGACATATAATGTTATGTATTAAACGCATCGATACTGGTACTGAGGCAATAAAGCTTGAACGTCATCATTCATGGAAGAAGGTGAAAACTTCTTCAGTGATCcgttaagcaacaataaaaataaattcaatccTAACCAGCCACTGGATATCTtctcataggtacatgtacaaatctatacacataatatttatttatatgcatgtatttgattgatgtccgTATCCCACATACCAAAGTTAACCAAACACTCTCCTTCTGCCAATGCAAAAGTGTACGtaacacatgggaaagtttatacaacttgccaaaggccatTCGTTTACCACAGGCACTTGACCATCACCACAATGTGAAAATCTTTTTGGTATGGGCCAGTGGCATAAAACAATAGAACAATGTATCAAATCAAGCCAAACCAGCAATGTTCTATGTTCTAGTGGGTCCAACACCATACACGAATAATTGGGGAGCCAGCCAGGGTGAAGTGGTTAGAGGTGCTAGCCTTTCAATTATTAGGTCACACAACATGTAGGTTCAAACCAGACCATGGTCAAGGGATTTGTAGATTCTCACACTTTCTCTACATGTGGGGCCTTGGTAATGGTCAACCGCCTTGGTGTGGCTCTTTTAAGTTCACCTGATGAACATATCTCTATGTCTCAAAGAGGAAgctgtcagtaatttgccaaaaatTGATGACTTACATGAGGCACCCTGATTTCCCCCAACCATAAGACTGGCTTATTTTCTTCAGCATCACATTAAAGaacaaacagttaaataaataaaccaataaacaaaattgtaaatgtgttgatatacatgtacatgtctgatgTTTAATGCTATACTGAAGCCATTGTCATGGTTCACTTAAAAGACTGTTtgtgagtggagaaaactgaaaagCCTGGAGAGAAAACTGAAAAGCCTGGagtaaaaccaccaaccttttgcaaattaactttcccacaagtaacatacagatatgaacactatattggtggaagacaagctgtGTTTTAACAAAGACTGTACAAAAGATCACACATGCAACACAGACTATTTACAAAGGCCCCACATGCAATGTTGGATTGGTAGGGATAAAACATATTAGAGTAATTACAAACTAGAGAGTCAACTCAAAGTCAGAAAATGAGAGTCTATAAATGTCATTCTTTTA encodes the following:
- the LOC135468245 gene encoding ankyrin repeat and EF-hand domain-containing protein 1-like isoform X1 — encoded protein: MPFAQTRLESLQVCKLLQCVREQDRVQIEKLTTSGIPHLVNYNDPNDGDTALSVAACANNDDMIEFLLGLGAHPDVMDLKGRTAAMRAAEYGHVQCLEKLVKAGANMQLTDLQGKGILFYCISPTQRHEKCFEIALAHGADVNNKAKDGTHVFLYACLTAVENADMCCLMLKKGAEPNAKNDKGMTALMAAANSGSLAVTKAILDKGANVNALDGKKNHAAHFAAKGGFLPVLCCLSAYSANFNFTNNEGNNAIHVAAKEGFGACCRFLAQRGCNPKIKNNEGETAKSLAKENGSKESMKEVKKAEKMFGKTGKNNDPWVLLLYDWVYERQQKIMDMFTKFDPDAKGTINTDDFIDSLQGLNAPVEEEELKKIAILHDKNKDGTVNYSDFIAGKKYVNKNYLMSSFEGKKKKKKKGGKKGKKGKFKLAMPICTLPEGERTAGGGPPEMFIERHLHMTDTGRFNRDQPPSHPLQDDSAWYMHQPQKSYMNLNEAAKMGDFDSLKGALQRGTPIDTRDKYYKTPLMVAASSGNLDMVKFLLENGAKVNTRDNFKWTPLHHGCHGGQLDVVQLLLDNGAEMDATTMNGGTPIMRAIESSKLDVVQYLIQKGAKLQVENKKGDNPVDIAISWADIRVLDVVQAKWDSLPAPSDKKKKGGAGGGKKGGKRPTSSAADGNTSPKFGQNMRSQMEMPPLQRKGSILRAASALAGGLDDHEDITYVPRRAWTEQATTEQLIHARQVQRERFGWEVDFEDFKMPFLKNVCVRAAQIEAEDD
- the LOC135468245 gene encoding ankyrin repeat and EF-hand domain-containing protein 1-like isoform X2, producing MPFAQTRLESLQVCKLLQCVREQDRVQIEKLTTSGIPHLVNYNDPNDGDTALSVAACANNDDMIEFLLGLGAHPDVMDLKGRTAAMRAAEYGHVQCLEKLVKAGANMQLTDLQGKGILFYCISPTQRHEKCFEIALAHGADVNNKAKDGTHVFLYACLTAVENADMCCLMLKKGAEPNAKNDKGMTALMAAANSGSLAVTKAILDKGANVNALDGKKNHAAHFAAKGGFLPVLCCLSAYSANFNFTNNEGNNAIHVAAKEGFGACCRFLAQRGCNPKIKNNEGETAKSLAKENGSKESMKEVKKAEKMFGKTGKNNDPWVLLLYDWVYERQQKIMDMFTKFDPDAKGTINTDDFIDSLQGLNAPVEEEELKKIAILHDKNKDGTVNYSDFIAGKKYVNKNYLMSSFEGKKKKKKKGGKKGKKGKFKLAMPICTLPEGERTAGGGPPEMFIERHLHMTDTGRFNRDQPPSHPLQDDSAWYMHQPQKSYMNLNEAAKMGDFDSLKGALQRGTPIDTRDKYYKTPLMVAASSGNLDMVKFLLENGAKVNTRDNFKWTPLHHGCHGGQLDVVQLLLDNGAEMDATTMNGGTPIMRAIESSKLDVVQYLIQKGAKLQVENKKGDNPVDIAISWADIRVLDVVQAKWDSLPAPSDKKKKGGAGGGKKGGKRPTSSAADGNTSPKPDVSDTE